One genomic segment of Theobroma cacao cultivar B97-61/B2 chromosome 6, Criollo_cocoa_genome_V2, whole genome shotgun sequence includes these proteins:
- the LOC18595633 gene encoding probable leucine-rich repeat receptor-like protein kinase At5g49770 isoform X2: MLINTKHFHFGKNKLSDQIPAQLFSSSMTLIHVLFESNKLTGILPSTLGLVRTLEVVRFDNNSLNGRLPLNLNNLTSVHDLFLSNNKLTGPLPNLTQMNSLNTLYLSNNSFDSADVPSWFPALPALTTLMMENTQLRGQIPAIFFELPNLQTVVLKGNQLNGTLDIGQSFSNQLQIIDLQNNLITDFNNSVRPYNFDIILVGNPVCDETGTTRSYCNLPPSNSSPLYSTPSQNCLPVPCSSGQISSPLCRCAYPYTGTLNFRGLLFSAFGNSTPYQILEQSLMHFFQSHQLPVDSVSLSDPRMDPNEYFLLNLHAFPYGQESFNRTGISMIAFVFSNQTFKPPDQLFGPYFFRGDKYEHFSDDPANSKKSSIAIKIGAAAGASVLFLLLVLAGIYAYRQKKRAERATKESNPFAHWDPKKSSGSIPQLKGARCFSFEELKKYANNFSEANDIGSGGYGKVYRGTLPTGELIAIKRAQQGSMQGGLEFKTEIELLSRVHHKNVVSLLGFCFERGEQMLIYEYVPNGSLSDSLSGKSGIRMDWTRRLKIALGAARGLAYLHELANPPIIHRDIKSTNILLDERLNAKVADFGLSKPMGDSEKGHVTTQVKGTMGYLDPEYYMTQQLTEKSDVYSFGVLMLEIVTARRPIERGKYIVREVRMAMDKTKSLYNLQEILDASMGFAATPKGLEKFVDLAMSCVEESGANRPTMGEVVKEIENIMQLAGMNPNAESASSSATYEEATKGGSLHPYGDDSFAYSGVFPASKIEPQ, encoded by the exons ATGTTGATTAATACCAAACACTT CCATTTCGGGAAGAATAAACTCTCTGACCAAATTCCAGCTCAACTTTTCAGCTCATCTATGACTCTTATACATGT GCTATTTGAAAGCAACAAACTTACAGGAATTCTTCCTTCCACCCTTGGACTTGTGCGAACTCTGGAGGTGGT ACGCTTTGACAACAATTCACTAAATGGGCGTCTTCCATTGAATCTCAACAATCTTACAAGTGTTCATGATCT GTTTTTGTCCAACAATAAACTGACTGGCCCTCTGCCTAACCTTACTCAAATGAACAGTTTGAACACTTT ATACTTGAGTAATAATAGTTTTGACTCAGCAGACGTTCCTTCGTGGTTTCCAGCCTTGCCAGCCTTGACAACATT AATGATGGAAAATACACAACTTCGAGGTCAAATTCCTGCCATATTCTTTGAGCTTCCAAATTTGCAGACTGT GGTACTAAAAGGCAACCAACTTAATGGTACCTTGGATATCGGGCAAAGCTTTAGCAACCAACTGCAAATCATAGATTTGCAGAACAATCTTATTACTGATTTCAATAACAGTGTCAGACCATACAACTTTGACATAAT ACTTGTGGGTAATCCAGTATGTGACGAGACAGGAACAACAAGAAGTTACTGCAATCTTCCCCCATCAAATTCCTCGCCTTTGTATTCAACCCCTTCACAGAACTGTCTGCCTGTTCCATGCAGTTCCGGTCAAATTTCCAGCCCCTTATGCAGATGTGCATATCCATATACAGGAACACTAAACTTCAGAGGCCTTTTATTCTCAGCCTTTGGAAACTCTACTCCATATCAAATACTAGAGCAATCTTTGATGCATTTCTTCCAGTCCCATCAACTTCCTGTGGATTCTGTTTCGCTAAGTGATCCAAGAATGGATCCAAATGAATATTTTCTATTGAACCTTCATGCATTTCCATACGGCCAAGAGAGTTTCAATAGAACCGGAATTTCTATgattgcatttgtatttagcaACCAGACTTTCAAGCCTCCTGATCAGTTGTTTGGACCTTATTTTTTTCGTGGTGATAAATATGAGCACTTTTCTG ATGACCCTGCCAACTCAAAAAAATCTAGCATTGCCATCAAAATAGGAGCAGCAGCCGGTGCTTCAGTGCTGTTTTTACTATTAGTGCTTGCTGGGATTTATGCTTATCGTCAGAAGAAGAGAGCAGAAAGAGCAACCAAAGAGAGCAATCCTTTTG CACACTGGGATCCTAAGAAGAGCAGTGGTAGCATACCTCAGTTAAAAGGAGCAAGATGCTTCTCTTTTGAAGAGCTTAAGAAATACGCTAACAATTTTTCAGAAGCCAATGATATTGGATCAGGGGGTTATGGAAAG GTTTACAGAGGAACTCTACCCACAGGGGAACTTATTGCCATAAAACGAGCTCAACAAGGATCTATGCAGGGTGGGCTCGAATTCAAAACAGAAATTGAGCTTCTATCAAGAGTTCATCATAAAAATGTTGTCAGTCTATTGGGATTTTGCTTCGAACGAGGTGAACAAATGCTAATATATGAGTATGTTCCTAATGGCTCTCTAAGTGACAGCCTGTCAG GGAAGTCGGGAATCCGAATGGACTGGACCAGGCGACTTAAAATAGCCCTTGGTGCAGCTAGAGGTCTGGCATATCTTCACGAGCTTGCAAATCCTCCCATCATTCATAGGGACATCAAGTCCACTAACATCTTATTAGACGAACGCTTAAATGCTAAAGTTGCTGATTTTGGTCTCTCCAAACCTATGGGTGACAGTGAAAAGGGTCATGTTACCACTCAAGTTAAAGGTACAATG GGTTATTTGGATCCTGAATATTATATGACCCAGCAGTTGACTGAGAAGAGTGATGTTTATAGCTTTGGAGTGCTGATGTTGGAGATAGTAACTGCAAGAAGACCAATAGAGCGAGGGAAATATATTGTAAGAGAGGTGAGAATGGCAATGGATAAAACGAAAAGTTTATATAATCTCCAGGAGATTCTTGACGCATCCATGGGCTTCGCTGCAACACCCAAAGGCTTGGAAAAGTTTGTGGACCTAGCAATGAGTTGTGTAGAAGAATCAGGGGCTAACAGGCCTACAATGGGTGAAGTGGTAAAAGagattgaaaacattatgcaGCTCGCTGGCATGAATCCCAATGCTGAATCAGCATCTAGTTCAGCAACTTATGAGGAAGCAACTAAGGGAGGTTCTCTCCATCCATACGGTGATGACTCCTTTGCTTATAGTGGGGTCTTCCCAGCCTCCAAGATAGAGCCCCAGTGA
- the LOC18595633 gene encoding probable leucine-rich repeat receptor-like protein kinase At5g49770 isoform X1, with translation MGSAIWSLLLVVFIQIYIIAATTDPGDSAALKSLMDEWEKAPPSWVGGDPCGDSWVGIGCTDSRVTSITLPNMNLVGRLSGDISTLSELQQVDLSYNNGLTGSLPTSIGNLKKLTNLILVGCGFNGPIPDAIGSLSQLRFLSLNSNGFTGRIPPSIGNLSNLYWLDLADNQLEGPIPVSSGSTPGLDMLINTKHFHFGKNKLSDQIPAQLFSSSMTLIHVLFESNKLTGILPSTLGLVRTLEVVRFDNNSLNGRLPLNLNNLTSVHDLFLSNNKLTGPLPNLTQMNSLNTLYLSNNSFDSADVPSWFPALPALTTLMMENTQLRGQIPAIFFELPNLQTVVLKGNQLNGTLDIGQSFSNQLQIIDLQNNLITDFNNSVRPYNFDIILVGNPVCDETGTTRSYCNLPPSNSSPLYSTPSQNCLPVPCSSGQISSPLCRCAYPYTGTLNFRGLLFSAFGNSTPYQILEQSLMHFFQSHQLPVDSVSLSDPRMDPNEYFLLNLHAFPYGQESFNRTGISMIAFVFSNQTFKPPDQLFGPYFFRGDKYEHFSDDPANSKKSSIAIKIGAAAGASVLFLLLVLAGIYAYRQKKRAERATKESNPFAHWDPKKSSGSIPQLKGARCFSFEELKKYANNFSEANDIGSGGYGKVYRGTLPTGELIAIKRAQQGSMQGGLEFKTEIELLSRVHHKNVVSLLGFCFERGEQMLIYEYVPNGSLSDSLSGKSGIRMDWTRRLKIALGAARGLAYLHELANPPIIHRDIKSTNILLDERLNAKVADFGLSKPMGDSEKGHVTTQVKGTMGYLDPEYYMTQQLTEKSDVYSFGVLMLEIVTARRPIERGKYIVREVRMAMDKTKSLYNLQEILDASMGFAATPKGLEKFVDLAMSCVEESGANRPTMGEVVKEIENIMQLAGMNPNAESASSSATYEEATKGGSLHPYGDDSFAYSGVFPASKIEPQ, from the exons ATGGGTTCAGCCATTTGGTCACTTTTGCTAGTTGtttttattcaaatctatATCATAGCAGCTACTACTGATCCTGGTGATT CTGCTGCTCTAAAATCTCTCATGGATGAGTGGGAAAAAGCACCTCCCAGTTGGGTGGGCGGGGACCCTTGTGGTGATAGCTGGGTTGGAATTGGTTGCACTGATTCACGTGTGACCTCAAT AACATTGCCAAACATGAACTTAGTAGGACGGCTGTCAGGAGACATTTCGACCTTATCTGAATTACAGCAAGT GGATCTATCCTACAACAATGGTCTCACAGGATCTCTTCCAACATCGATTGGGAATTTAAAGAAGCTAACAAACTT AATCTTGGTTGGTTGTGGTTTCAATGGTCCAATTCCCGATGCAATAGGATCTCTATCGCAGCTGAGGTTCCT ATCCCTAAATTCTAATGGCTTCACTGGACGTATTCCACCATCCATTGGTAATCTATCAAATCTTTATTGGTTAGATCTGGCTGACAACCAGCTAGAGGGACCAATTCCAGTTTCAAGTGGATCTACACCAGGGCTTGACATGTTGATTAATACCAAACACTT CCATTTCGGGAAGAATAAACTCTCTGACCAAATTCCAGCTCAACTTTTCAGCTCATCTATGACTCTTATACATGT GCTATTTGAAAGCAACAAACTTACAGGAATTCTTCCTTCCACCCTTGGACTTGTGCGAACTCTGGAGGTGGT ACGCTTTGACAACAATTCACTAAATGGGCGTCTTCCATTGAATCTCAACAATCTTACAAGTGTTCATGATCT GTTTTTGTCCAACAATAAACTGACTGGCCCTCTGCCTAACCTTACTCAAATGAACAGTTTGAACACTTT ATACTTGAGTAATAATAGTTTTGACTCAGCAGACGTTCCTTCGTGGTTTCCAGCCTTGCCAGCCTTGACAACATT AATGATGGAAAATACACAACTTCGAGGTCAAATTCCTGCCATATTCTTTGAGCTTCCAAATTTGCAGACTGT GGTACTAAAAGGCAACCAACTTAATGGTACCTTGGATATCGGGCAAAGCTTTAGCAACCAACTGCAAATCATAGATTTGCAGAACAATCTTATTACTGATTTCAATAACAGTGTCAGACCATACAACTTTGACATAAT ACTTGTGGGTAATCCAGTATGTGACGAGACAGGAACAACAAGAAGTTACTGCAATCTTCCCCCATCAAATTCCTCGCCTTTGTATTCAACCCCTTCACAGAACTGTCTGCCTGTTCCATGCAGTTCCGGTCAAATTTCCAGCCCCTTATGCAGATGTGCATATCCATATACAGGAACACTAAACTTCAGAGGCCTTTTATTCTCAGCCTTTGGAAACTCTACTCCATATCAAATACTAGAGCAATCTTTGATGCATTTCTTCCAGTCCCATCAACTTCCTGTGGATTCTGTTTCGCTAAGTGATCCAAGAATGGATCCAAATGAATATTTTCTATTGAACCTTCATGCATTTCCATACGGCCAAGAGAGTTTCAATAGAACCGGAATTTCTATgattgcatttgtatttagcaACCAGACTTTCAAGCCTCCTGATCAGTTGTTTGGACCTTATTTTTTTCGTGGTGATAAATATGAGCACTTTTCTG ATGACCCTGCCAACTCAAAAAAATCTAGCATTGCCATCAAAATAGGAGCAGCAGCCGGTGCTTCAGTGCTGTTTTTACTATTAGTGCTTGCTGGGATTTATGCTTATCGTCAGAAGAAGAGAGCAGAAAGAGCAACCAAAGAGAGCAATCCTTTTG CACACTGGGATCCTAAGAAGAGCAGTGGTAGCATACCTCAGTTAAAAGGAGCAAGATGCTTCTCTTTTGAAGAGCTTAAGAAATACGCTAACAATTTTTCAGAAGCCAATGATATTGGATCAGGGGGTTATGGAAAG GTTTACAGAGGAACTCTACCCACAGGGGAACTTATTGCCATAAAACGAGCTCAACAAGGATCTATGCAGGGTGGGCTCGAATTCAAAACAGAAATTGAGCTTCTATCAAGAGTTCATCATAAAAATGTTGTCAGTCTATTGGGATTTTGCTTCGAACGAGGTGAACAAATGCTAATATATGAGTATGTTCCTAATGGCTCTCTAAGTGACAGCCTGTCAG GGAAGTCGGGAATCCGAATGGACTGGACCAGGCGACTTAAAATAGCCCTTGGTGCAGCTAGAGGTCTGGCATATCTTCACGAGCTTGCAAATCCTCCCATCATTCATAGGGACATCAAGTCCACTAACATCTTATTAGACGAACGCTTAAATGCTAAAGTTGCTGATTTTGGTCTCTCCAAACCTATGGGTGACAGTGAAAAGGGTCATGTTACCACTCAAGTTAAAGGTACAATG GGTTATTTGGATCCTGAATATTATATGACCCAGCAGTTGACTGAGAAGAGTGATGTTTATAGCTTTGGAGTGCTGATGTTGGAGATAGTAACTGCAAGAAGACCAATAGAGCGAGGGAAATATATTGTAAGAGAGGTGAGAATGGCAATGGATAAAACGAAAAGTTTATATAATCTCCAGGAGATTCTTGACGCATCCATGGGCTTCGCTGCAACACCCAAAGGCTTGGAAAAGTTTGTGGACCTAGCAATGAGTTGTGTAGAAGAATCAGGGGCTAACAGGCCTACAATGGGTGAAGTGGTAAAAGagattgaaaacattatgcaGCTCGCTGGCATGAATCCCAATGCTGAATCAGCATCTAGTTCAGCAACTTATGAGGAAGCAACTAAGGGAGGTTCTCTCCATCCATACGGTGATGACTCCTTTGCTTATAGTGGGGTCTTCCCAGCCTCCAAGATAGAGCCCCAGTGA
- the LOC18595633 gene encoding probable leucine-rich repeat receptor-like protein kinase At5g49770 isoform X3: MMFSIIHSHFGKNKLSDQIPAQLFSSSMTLIHVLFESNKLTGILPSTLGLVRTLEVVRFDNNSLNGRLPLNLNNLTSVHDLFLSNNKLTGPLPNLTQMNSLNTLYLSNNSFDSADVPSWFPALPALTTLMMENTQLRGQIPAIFFELPNLQTVVLKGNQLNGTLDIGQSFSNQLQIIDLQNNLITDFNNSVRPYNFDIILVGNPVCDETGTTRSYCNLPPSNSSPLYSTPSQNCLPVPCSSGQISSPLCRCAYPYTGTLNFRGLLFSAFGNSTPYQILEQSLMHFFQSHQLPVDSVSLSDPRMDPNEYFLLNLHAFPYGQESFNRTGISMIAFVFSNQTFKPPDQLFGPYFFRGDKYEHFSDDPANSKKSSIAIKIGAAAGASVLFLLLVLAGIYAYRQKKRAERATKESNPFAHWDPKKSSGSIPQLKGARCFSFEELKKYANNFSEANDIGSGGYGKVYRGTLPTGELIAIKRAQQGSMQGGLEFKTEIELLSRVHHKNVVSLLGFCFERGEQMLIYEYVPNGSLSDSLSGKSGIRMDWTRRLKIALGAARGLAYLHELANPPIIHRDIKSTNILLDERLNAKVADFGLSKPMGDSEKGHVTTQVKGTMGYLDPEYYMTQQLTEKSDVYSFGVLMLEIVTARRPIERGKYIVREVRMAMDKTKSLYNLQEILDASMGFAATPKGLEKFVDLAMSCVEESGANRPTMGEVVKEIENIMQLAGMNPNAESASSSATYEEATKGGSLHPYGDDSFAYSGVFPASKIEPQ, from the exons ATGATGTTCTCCATCATCCACAGCCATTTCGGGAAGAATAAACTCTCTGACCAAATTCCAGCTCAACTTTTCAGCTCATCTATGACTCTTATACATGT GCTATTTGAAAGCAACAAACTTACAGGAATTCTTCCTTCCACCCTTGGACTTGTGCGAACTCTGGAGGTGGT ACGCTTTGACAACAATTCACTAAATGGGCGTCTTCCATTGAATCTCAACAATCTTACAAGTGTTCATGATCT GTTTTTGTCCAACAATAAACTGACTGGCCCTCTGCCTAACCTTACTCAAATGAACAGTTTGAACACTTT ATACTTGAGTAATAATAGTTTTGACTCAGCAGACGTTCCTTCGTGGTTTCCAGCCTTGCCAGCCTTGACAACATT AATGATGGAAAATACACAACTTCGAGGTCAAATTCCTGCCATATTCTTTGAGCTTCCAAATTTGCAGACTGT GGTACTAAAAGGCAACCAACTTAATGGTACCTTGGATATCGGGCAAAGCTTTAGCAACCAACTGCAAATCATAGATTTGCAGAACAATCTTATTACTGATTTCAATAACAGTGTCAGACCATACAACTTTGACATAAT ACTTGTGGGTAATCCAGTATGTGACGAGACAGGAACAACAAGAAGTTACTGCAATCTTCCCCCATCAAATTCCTCGCCTTTGTATTCAACCCCTTCACAGAACTGTCTGCCTGTTCCATGCAGTTCCGGTCAAATTTCCAGCCCCTTATGCAGATGTGCATATCCATATACAGGAACACTAAACTTCAGAGGCCTTTTATTCTCAGCCTTTGGAAACTCTACTCCATATCAAATACTAGAGCAATCTTTGATGCATTTCTTCCAGTCCCATCAACTTCCTGTGGATTCTGTTTCGCTAAGTGATCCAAGAATGGATCCAAATGAATATTTTCTATTGAACCTTCATGCATTTCCATACGGCCAAGAGAGTTTCAATAGAACCGGAATTTCTATgattgcatttgtatttagcaACCAGACTTTCAAGCCTCCTGATCAGTTGTTTGGACCTTATTTTTTTCGTGGTGATAAATATGAGCACTTTTCTG ATGACCCTGCCAACTCAAAAAAATCTAGCATTGCCATCAAAATAGGAGCAGCAGCCGGTGCTTCAGTGCTGTTTTTACTATTAGTGCTTGCTGGGATTTATGCTTATCGTCAGAAGAAGAGAGCAGAAAGAGCAACCAAAGAGAGCAATCCTTTTG CACACTGGGATCCTAAGAAGAGCAGTGGTAGCATACCTCAGTTAAAAGGAGCAAGATGCTTCTCTTTTGAAGAGCTTAAGAAATACGCTAACAATTTTTCAGAAGCCAATGATATTGGATCAGGGGGTTATGGAAAG GTTTACAGAGGAACTCTACCCACAGGGGAACTTATTGCCATAAAACGAGCTCAACAAGGATCTATGCAGGGTGGGCTCGAATTCAAAACAGAAATTGAGCTTCTATCAAGAGTTCATCATAAAAATGTTGTCAGTCTATTGGGATTTTGCTTCGAACGAGGTGAACAAATGCTAATATATGAGTATGTTCCTAATGGCTCTCTAAGTGACAGCCTGTCAG GGAAGTCGGGAATCCGAATGGACTGGACCAGGCGACTTAAAATAGCCCTTGGTGCAGCTAGAGGTCTGGCATATCTTCACGAGCTTGCAAATCCTCCCATCATTCATAGGGACATCAAGTCCACTAACATCTTATTAGACGAACGCTTAAATGCTAAAGTTGCTGATTTTGGTCTCTCCAAACCTATGGGTGACAGTGAAAAGGGTCATGTTACCACTCAAGTTAAAGGTACAATG GGTTATTTGGATCCTGAATATTATATGACCCAGCAGTTGACTGAGAAGAGTGATGTTTATAGCTTTGGAGTGCTGATGTTGGAGATAGTAACTGCAAGAAGACCAATAGAGCGAGGGAAATATATTGTAAGAGAGGTGAGAATGGCAATGGATAAAACGAAAAGTTTATATAATCTCCAGGAGATTCTTGACGCATCCATGGGCTTCGCTGCAACACCCAAAGGCTTGGAAAAGTTTGTGGACCTAGCAATGAGTTGTGTAGAAGAATCAGGGGCTAACAGGCCTACAATGGGTGAAGTGGTAAAAGagattgaaaacattatgcaGCTCGCTGGCATGAATCCCAATGCTGAATCAGCATCTAGTTCAGCAACTTATGAGGAAGCAACTAAGGGAGGTTCTCTCCATCCATACGGTGATGACTCCTTTGCTTATAGTGGGGTCTTCCCAGCCTCCAAGATAGAGCCCCAGTGA